A region from the Cryptosporangium arvum DSM 44712 genome encodes:
- a CDS encoding YybH family protein, whose product MDEITELIERWVLAVGAGDLDAVVADHAEDIVMFDVPPPENGVRGLDAYRESWPPFFAWLRSGAVFELVSLEVTAGEDVAFAAALLRCGEPGDVAERRLRLTLGLRRENGRWVVAHEHHSFTVSDSADGVEALHRRWFDATEAKDLDAMMAGIADDVVSYEHEAPLRYVGVDAVREVCATGLDSSTGTVTWDVPDLTVVVRDDLAVAWGLNRMTAEQPDGTVAENWSRGTRVFRRVAGEWRMVHQHVSWPTDPDTGEARLDLTP is encoded by the coding sequence ATGGACGAGATCACAGAACTCATCGAACGCTGGGTGCTGGCCGTCGGGGCCGGCGATCTGGACGCCGTGGTCGCCGACCACGCCGAGGACATCGTGATGTTCGACGTGCCGCCGCCCGAGAACGGCGTGCGCGGGCTCGACGCGTACCGGGAGAGCTGGCCGCCGTTCTTCGCGTGGCTGCGCTCGGGCGCGGTGTTCGAGCTGGTGTCGCTGGAGGTCACGGCGGGGGAGGACGTCGCGTTCGCGGCCGCGCTGCTGCGTTGCGGCGAGCCGGGCGACGTCGCCGAGCGCCGCCTGCGGCTGACCCTCGGCCTGCGCCGGGAGAACGGGCGGTGGGTGGTGGCGCACGAGCACCATTCGTTCACCGTGTCGGACTCCGCGGACGGCGTCGAGGCCCTGCACCGGCGCTGGTTCGACGCCACCGAGGCCAAGGACCTGGACGCGATGATGGCCGGTATCGCCGACGACGTCGTGTCCTACGAGCACGAGGCGCCGCTGCGGTACGTCGGTGTCGACGCCGTGCGCGAGGTCTGCGCCACCGGCCTCGACTCGTCGACCGGCACCGTCACCTGGGACGTGCCCGACCTCACGGTCGTGGTCCGCGACGACCTGGCGGTGGCCTGGGGCCTGAACCGGATGACCGCCGAGCAGCCGGACGGCACGGTCGCCGAGAACTGGTCCCGCGGCACCCGGGTGTTCCGCCGGGTCGCCGGCGAGTGGCGCATGGTGCACCAGCACGTGTCCTGGCCCACCGACCCCGACACCGGTGAAGCCCGCCTCGACCTGACTCCCTGA